The proteins below are encoded in one region of Coffea arabica cultivar ET-39 chromosome 4c, Coffea Arabica ET-39 HiFi, whole genome shotgun sequence:
- the LOC140005027 gene encoding uncharacterized protein: MRSNTKLSARYFRPYQVIQKIGKVAYKLQLPASSKIHPIFHVSLLKKKIGQQVVPVLQLPDTNEKGHFRIEPIAVLDRRIVKKKNAAAVQWLVQWWGTSPAEATWEDAEEIERKYPEFQS; encoded by the coding sequence ATGAGGAGCAACACCAAATTATCAGCAAGGTACTTTAGACCTTATCAAGTAATTCAAAAGATAGGGAAGGTAGCCTACAAACTTCAGCTCCCAGCTTCATCAAAAATACACCCAATTTTTCATGTTTCCCTGCTGAAGAAGAAGATAGGACAGCAAGTGGTGCCAGTGCTGCAACTGCCAGACACAAATGAGAAGGGTCACTTCAGGATAGAACCCATAGCTGTGCTAGATCGAAGGATTGTTAAGAAGAAGAATGCAGCAGCAGTTCAATGGTTAGTTCAGTGGTGGGGAACCTCTCCTGcagaagcaacatgggaagaTGCAGAAGAGATAGAACGCAAATATCCAGAATTCCAATCTTGA